In a genomic window of Aggregatimonas sangjinii:
- a CDS encoding serine hydrolase domain-containing protein, with protein MKKSLCFKYLLAIISITFFNYQSAIYGQTFEASIDSILLEKYPPNAPGATFLISKNGNIIYHKAFGLSNLELAVPMKNGNVFEIGSITKQFTAISIMMLMESGLLNLEDEITKYIPDYPTNGNTITIHHLLTHTSGIKSFTSIKGLNTIAEQDLTPMELIDFFKNEPIDFLPGEKFKYNNSGYILLGYIIEKITGLDYATFVEENIFNELEMKASRYASHSKVIQDRASGYHHKDGYTNNKMISFSLPYSSGSLMSTTGDMFKWQEAIKNNLLIRKETADIVFTNYTLNNGEHIDYGYGWHIKKIENARSLEHGGSIFGFKSMGVYIPDSDIYVIGLSNCGCNSPTEVTRKIAVLAMYD; from the coding sequence ATGAAAAAATCACTGTGTTTCAAGTATCTCCTCGCCATAATTAGTATTACATTCTTCAATTATCAATCCGCTATTTACGGCCAAACTTTCGAAGCATCCATCGATAGTATATTACTTGAAAAATATCCCCCAAATGCGCCTGGAGCAACATTTCTGATATCTAAAAATGGAAATATCATCTATCACAAAGCGTTCGGTCTTTCAAATCTAGAGTTGGCCGTTCCCATGAAGAACGGAAATGTTTTCGAAATAGGGTCTATCACAAAACAATTCACCGCGATTTCTATTATGATGCTCATGGAAAGTGGTTTACTGAATCTGGAGGACGAGATAACGAAATATATTCCCGATTACCCGACTAATGGCAACACAATTACAATACACCATTTGTTGACACATACATCTGGAATAAAATCGTTTACTAGCATCAAGGGATTAAATACCATAGCAGAACAAGATTTGACTCCTATGGAATTAATCGATTTTTTTAAAAATGAACCTATTGATTTTCTTCCGGGTGAAAAATTTAAATACAATAATTCAGGATATATTTTATTGGGCTATATCATTGAAAAAATAACCGGACTGGATTACGCCACTTTTGTCGAAGAGAATATTTTTAATGAACTGGAAATGAAGGCCTCTCGGTATGCAAGTCATAGCAAAGTAATTCAGGACAGAGCTTCGGGATACCACCATAAAGATGGCTATACGAATAACAAAATGATAAGTTTTAGCTTACCTTATTCTTCGGGTTCCCTGATGTCTACCACTGGTGATATGTTCAAATGGCAGGAAGCTATAAAAAACAACCTTCTAATTCGTAAAGAGACTGCCGATATAGTATTTACCAACTACACCTTGAATAATGGCGAACATATTGACTACGGTTATGGTTGGCATATCAAAAAGATAGAAAACGCGCGAAGTTTGGAGCATGGGGGCTCAATTTTCGGCTTCAAATCAATGGGTGTCTATATACCTGATTCGGATATCTACGTTATCGGATTAAGTAATTGCGGCTGCAATTCACCAACTGAAGTGACACGGAAAATAGCAGTGTTGGCCATGTATGACTGA
- a CDS encoding DUF6249 domain-containing protein: protein MDPEIIIPIVFFGSIFGIFYLYITSRNRERLALIEKGADASIFARGEGRSPIWKVMILNLALLLMGIGTGIFIASIIDHYSSLETDAIYPATIFLMAGIGLFVGFKMTSAMDNK from the coding sequence ATGGACCCAGAAATCATTATTCCCATTGTCTTTTTCGGATCGATCTTCGGAATATTTTATTTGTATATCACCAGTAGAAACAGGGAGCGATTGGCGCTTATCGAAAAGGGTGCCGATGCCAGTATCTTTGCGAGGGGCGAAGGAAGATCACCAATTTGGAAGGTCATGATCCTCAACCTCGCCTTATTGCTCATGGGTATTGGTACGGGAATTTTTATCGCATCGATTATAGACCATTATTCCTCTTTAGAGACCGATGCGATTTATCCCGCTACCATCTTCTTAATGGCAGGTATCGGTTTGTTCGTCGGCTTTAAGATGACCAGCGCTATGGATAACAAGTAA
- a CDS encoding RNA polymerase sigma factor: MASYQQMSTTDQPLIDAILAGDTQSFGIIVDRYKDLVFTLALRMLKHREEAEEVSQDTFIKVFRSLHKFRGESKLSTWIYKVAYYTCLDRLKKQKRTQHVVAIDEYTEHQITTIDNALDMMQKEERKEAIQDCLKLLPSTDSALITLFYFEELSLEEISKIVDLTVNNVKVKLFRSRKKLTGILRERLEPEIIANYEREGQ, encoded by the coding sequence ATGGCGTCCTATCAACAAATGAGCACTACAGACCAACCACTAATTGATGCTATCTTGGCAGGCGATACGCAATCGTTTGGCATTATCGTAGACCGTTACAAAGATTTGGTCTTTACGCTCGCCCTGCGTATGCTCAAACATAGGGAAGAAGCCGAAGAGGTTTCACAGGATACTTTTATCAAGGTATTTCGTTCGCTCCATAAATTTAGAGGCGAATCAAAATTGTCTACGTGGATTTATAAAGTAGCCTATTATACCTGTCTCGATCGCCTGAAAAAACAGAAAAGAACGCAACACGTCGTTGCCATAGACGAATATACCGAGCATCAGATCACAACGATCGATAACGCCTTGGACATGATGCAAAAAGAAGAGCGAAAAGAAGCTATTCAGGACTGCTTGAAATTGCTTCCGAGTACCGACAGTGCGTTGATAACCCTATTTTATTTCGAGGAGTTATCGTTAGAGGAAATTTCAAAAATCGTAGATTTAACCGTAAATAATGTGAAGGTTAAATTGTTTAGAAGTCGAAAAAAGTTGACAGGCATATTGAGGGAAAGATTGGAACCGGAAATTATAGCAAATTATGAACGAGAAGGACAATAA
- a CDS encoding efflux RND transporter permease subunit has translation MEKKRKEKTIRKEGAIAYMARNSIATNLLMLMLLGGGLFTMYNIQKEVFPEFQLDFVEVSVAYPGASPAEVEQGVLQPVEEAVRGVQGIKEIVSEANEGSGQISIELVAGSERMKAFQDIDQAINRIRTFPDDIERPEVRLQSRQRDVLQIGLYGAADIWTLRQLAERLRTILLNNPEITQVELGNVPDYETRIEIPRRTLQKYNLTLGQVADIIQQSSNDVPAGAVQTQSGEILLRMQERKQWAKEYGDITVVSSEEGAKIALKDIATITDGFEETGFHGQFNQQNYVELRIFRIGDQSPLKIADVTNKILEDFQLPPGIKYRTDSNRAADYRERLSLLTENGILAIVIVLIILTLFLEYRLAFWVMMGMTVSFIGGMILLPLIGISVNMISMFGFLVVLGIVVDDAIVVGENVYEYRQKGLSPIQAAIAGTKDVSMPVVFSIVTTIIAFVPLLFMPGETGKFWQPLPAVVIVILAVSLLEALFILPSHLGHLKNKESKNKWVLKLEGWQRAFAKGFDGFIEKRYRPFLDLCLRYRYITLSAAVTLLLIVGGYGYSGHMGLIMMPEVAADEIEAGVRLPVGTTPDQAAKVAHDISESTQRMFEEHNLYEVAEGIKTNVRGQNFIDVEIVMLPPDQRDITAAEVIALWRDNIGDIEGVDQITFEAERGPGGARQDISIDLSHSDIDVLARASSAFVERMRAFSNTRDVTDNYNKGKMQYDFKLLPQGRNLGLTSDEVGRQVRDGFFGALAMRQLRGMNEIEVRVKLPMEERKDIKNLEKFLIRTPSGVEVPLMDVVEVEQREAFSSINRRDGRRVVNVGMDVEPANAVGRVIASVQEETLPQLRADFPGITWSFEGSQADMRESTNTLKAGFSIAMLLIYALLAIAFSSYLQPLIVMTAIPFGIVGAVIGHILLGYDLSLVSLMGVIALSGVVVNDSLIMIDYANKRRKEGDPIYQSIHEAGLRRFRPIILTTMTTFGGLAPIILETSSQAFYLIPMAISLGFGIVFATAIILVIVPCLYLTLEDLRLLMVNGRTVKPVDVSDTEQSKNPVLADK, from the coding sequence ATGGAAAAGAAAAGGAAAGAAAAGACGATCCGAAAGGAAGGCGCCATTGCTTACATGGCACGGAACTCGATTGCAACGAACTTGCTCATGCTGATGTTGTTGGGCGGGGGCCTCTTTACGATGTACAACATTCAGAAGGAGGTATTTCCGGAGTTTCAACTCGATTTTGTCGAGGTATCGGTAGCCTATCCCGGAGCTTCCCCAGCGGAAGTCGAACAAGGCGTGCTGCAACCTGTGGAAGAAGCCGTGCGCGGGGTTCAGGGCATCAAGGAAATCGTGTCGGAGGCCAATGAAGGTTCTGGCCAGATCAGTATCGAACTGGTGGCGGGTTCGGAACGAATGAAGGCTTTTCAGGATATCGATCAGGCCATCAATCGCATCCGTACGTTTCCCGATGATATCGAACGCCCCGAGGTGCGATTGCAGTCACGTCAAAGGGATGTATTGCAAATAGGCCTCTATGGTGCCGCCGATATATGGACCTTACGGCAACTTGCGGAGCGATTGAGGACAATCCTTCTAAACAATCCCGAAATCACACAAGTAGAATTGGGGAACGTGCCCGATTATGAAACCCGTATCGAAATTCCACGACGAACCTTACAGAAGTATAATTTGACGCTGGGGCAAGTGGCCGATATCATTCAACAGAGTAGCAATGATGTTCCGGCGGGGGCTGTTCAGACCCAGAGTGGAGAGATTCTGCTGCGTATGCAGGAACGGAAACAATGGGCAAAAGAGTATGGGGATATTACCGTAGTATCTTCTGAAGAAGGCGCGAAAATCGCCTTAAAGGATATCGCTACGATTACCGATGGTTTTGAGGAAACGGGTTTTCACGGGCAATTCAATCAACAAAATTATGTGGAGCTGCGAATATTCCGGATTGGGGACCAATCGCCTTTGAAAATCGCCGATGTAACCAATAAGATTCTAGAAGACTTTCAATTGCCTCCCGGCATCAAGTACCGAACCGACAGCAACCGCGCCGCCGATTATCGCGAACGTCTTTCCTTACTGACCGAAAACGGGATACTAGCCATCGTTATCGTACTGATCATATTGACACTTTTCTTAGAGTACCGCCTAGCCTTTTGGGTGATGATGGGCATGACGGTCTCCTTTATCGGCGGAATGATTTTGTTGCCCCTCATCGGCATTAGCGTGAACATGATCTCTATGTTCGGTTTTCTAGTAGTGCTGGGTATTGTTGTGGATGACGCCATCGTGGTGGGGGAAAATGTTTACGAATACCGGCAAAAAGGGCTGAGTCCGATTCAGGCGGCCATTGCAGGAACCAAAGACGTTTCGATGCCCGTGGTCTTTAGTATCGTTACCACCATTATCGCCTTCGTCCCGCTGCTATTTATGCCCGGGGAAACCGGGAAATTCTGGCAACCTTTACCAGCCGTGGTGATTGTTATTTTAGCGGTTTCCCTGCTCGAGGCCCTTTTTATCCTGCCTTCCCATTTGGGGCATCTGAAGAACAAAGAAAGTAAGAACAAATGGGTCCTTAAATTGGAAGGATGGCAACGCGCGTTCGCCAAGGGTTTTGATGGATTTATTGAAAAACGTTACCGTCCCTTTCTCGATTTGTGCCTGCGCTATCGGTACATTACCTTAAGCGCTGCGGTAACCTTGCTACTCATAGTCGGAGGTTATGGCTATAGCGGGCATATGGGCCTGATTATGATGCCGGAGGTGGCGGCCGATGAAATCGAAGCGGGCGTTCGCCTACCGGTAGGGACGACCCCAGATCAGGCGGCAAAGGTTGCCCATGATATTTCGGAATCGACCCAGCGGATGTTCGAGGAACACAATCTTTATGAAGTAGCCGAAGGCATTAAGACCAATGTACGCGGGCAAAATTTTATCGATGTGGAAATTGTAATGCTGCCCCCCGACCAGCGGGATATCACCGCAGCGGAAGTTATCGCCTTGTGGCGGGATAATATCGGGGATATTGAAGGGGTCGACCAAATTACTTTTGAGGCCGAGAGGGGTCCTGGAGGAGCAAGACAGGATATCAGTATTGATTTGAGCCATTCGGACATTGACGTGTTGGCACGGGCCAGTAGCGCTTTTGTAGAACGCATGCGCGCTTTTTCGAATACCCGCGATGTAACCGACAATTATAATAAAGGTAAAATGCAGTACGACTTCAAGCTGCTACCGCAAGGTAGAAACTTGGGGCTGACCTCCGATGAGGTGGGCCGTCAGGTCCGCGATGGATTTTTCGGAGCCTTGGCGATGCGGCAATTACGTGGGATGAACGAGATCGAGGTGCGTGTAAAATTACCCATGGAGGAACGCAAGGATATCAAAAACCTGGAAAAATTTCTGATCCGTACGCCGAGCGGCGTTGAAGTACCGCTTATGGATGTAGTGGAAGTTGAACAGCGGGAAGCCTTTAGTAGTATCAATCGCAGGGATGGCCGTAGGGTGGTGAACGTAGGAATGGACGTAGAACCCGCCAATGCCGTAGGCCGTGTTATCGCTTCGGTACAGGAAGAAACCTTACCGCAATTGCGAGCCGATTTTCCCGGCATTACCTGGAGCTTTGAAGGCAGCCAGGCCGATATGAGGGAAAGTACCAATACCTTAAAAGCAGGCTTTTCTATCGCGATGTTATTGATATACGCCTTACTGGCCATCGCCTTTAGCAGTTATCTGCAGCCCTTGATCGTAATGACGGCGATTCCCTTCGGTATCGTAGGTGCCGTAATCGGTCATATTCTATTGGGGTACGACTTATCATTGGTTAGTTTGATGGGCGTAATAGCCTTATCCGGAGTGGTGGTCAACGATTCGCTGATCATGATCGATTACGCCAATAAACGCAGAAAAGAGGGCGATCCCATTTACCAGTCCATTCATGAGGCGGGCCTACGGAGGTTTCGCCCGATTATTCTGACGACCATGACCACGTTCGGTGGTTTGGCCCCGATCATTTTAGAGACCTCCAGTCAAGCATTTTACTTGATTCCCATGGCGATTTCGCTTGGCTTTGGAATCGTGTTCGCGACGGCTATTATTCTGGTTATCGTTCCCTGTTTGTATTTGACCTTAGAAGATTTGCGACTCTTGATGGTAAATGGTAGAACCGTAAAACCGGTGGATGTTTCCGATACCGAACAATCAAAAAATCCTGTGCTCGCAGATAAGTAA
- a CDS encoding efflux RND transporter periplasmic adaptor subunit, which translates to MNSKKILWICLAIIGGGIVITALIFSTEPEAKREGASIETAMLVDVIPVRQGTFEPIIVATGTVQPVEDVDLSPLVSGQVIRRDPAFTPGGFVKKNQVLLQIDPADYRNTLELRKSEFQQSQTTLDTEMGRQKIAEQDLQLIADDSLFGDNPLSEEERQLVLRKPQLNAVNATIGAAKASVDQARLNLERTTIRAPFDAHILSQNVAKGSLVAQGDILGRIVGTKEYWITATVPVSKLQWLSFPNDDTEKGAPVRIENPSAWPSDSYREGYLDRQIGALDGQTRLARVLVKVEDPLATTNELKGRPKLMIGTFVEVNIQADPIKDVVRLSRDYIRSNETVWVMNDEKLEIRQVDIVLTDDAYAYIGKGLEDGEKVVVTDLSTVSNGIGLRTATDKPEQETKK; encoded by the coding sequence ATGAATAGCAAAAAGATATTGTGGATTTGTTTGGCCATTATCGGTGGTGGCATCGTGATTACCGCGCTTATTTTTTCTACCGAGCCCGAGGCGAAAAGGGAAGGGGCATCGATTGAAACGGCGATGCTGGTCGATGTAATTCCCGTAAGACAAGGCACTTTCGAACCCATCATCGTAGCAACGGGCACGGTACAACCCGTTGAGGATGTGGATTTGAGTCCGTTGGTTTCGGGACAAGTCATTCGTCGAGACCCAGCATTTACCCCCGGTGGCTTCGTCAAAAAAAATCAAGTGCTTTTGCAGATCGATCCGGCCGATTACCGCAACACACTCGAATTGCGCAAGAGCGAATTTCAGCAATCGCAGACGACGCTGGACACTGAGATGGGTCGCCAAAAGATTGCGGAACAGGATTTACAGCTTATTGCCGACGATTCCCTTTTTGGGGACAATCCGCTTTCGGAAGAAGAGCGGCAACTGGTACTGAGAAAACCACAGCTCAACGCGGTCAATGCGACCATAGGCGCCGCAAAGGCCTCGGTAGACCAGGCGAGGTTAAACCTTGAGCGGACGACCATACGCGCTCCGTTTGACGCCCATATTCTGAGTCAGAATGTCGCCAAAGGTTCCTTAGTCGCTCAAGGTGATATCTTGGGACGTATTGTCGGTACAAAAGAATATTGGATCACCGCAACGGTTCCTGTTTCCAAATTGCAGTGGCTAAGCTTCCCGAACGATGATACCGAAAAGGGAGCTCCGGTAAGGATCGAGAACCCATCGGCATGGCCTAGCGATAGTTATCGCGAAGGATATCTCGACCGGCAGATAGGTGCATTGGATGGCCAGACGCGATTGGCCAGGGTATTGGTCAAAGTCGAAGATCCTTTGGCGACAACCAATGAATTGAAGGGCAGGCCAAAGCTGATGATCGGCACTTTCGTGGAGGTCAATATCCAAGCCGACCCGATTAAGGACGTGGTGCGTCTTAGCCGCGATTATATCCGGAGCAATGAGACCGTTTGGGTGATGAATGATGAAAAATTGGAAATACGTCAGGTAGATATCGTATTGACCGATGATGCCTACGCCTACATCGGCAAAGGTTTGGAAGATGGCGAAAAAGTGGTCGTCACCGATTTGAGCACGGTAAGCAATGGTATCGGGCTGCGCACTGCGACCGATAAGCCAGAGCAAGAAACGAAGAAGTAA
- a CDS encoding efflux transporter outer membrane subunit, protein MSLNYKGDNKRFVLYFASLLLLFYACSPRFSNVALPIEDVKEFYYTGESVLEDKWWTVFQDESLNTLIDSAMQSNFDLAATWQQFLAAKATVSRAASNKWPQIEASAQTAENFPINDFRGGENTQLGLSASYEVDLWGRIRTAVQAEKFRAEANLFDYRTAAISLSAEIATTWYQLQAAKEQLKITQEQIATNENIIKLIRSRFVGGQIRAVDILRQAQLLESTREQQIIFSTNVRLLENQLAILLGRQPQEDLALDAVALPDLPDLPQAGLPLELVRRRPDLQQSYALLLAADRDMASAVRNRYPRISINARGQLRANNFADLFENWAYSIAGNLLAPIFYGGQLKAEATQAQAIKQQRLYEYGQTTLEAFREVEDGLVQDVMQKQRSVNIGRQLELAEKSNKQLRTEFLNGFSPYLDVLIGLDQEQQLRRDYVAAQLRQVQVRIGLYRALAGSFETGRTIEN, encoded by the coding sequence ATGTCATTGAACTATAAAGGCGATAATAAGAGATTTGTCTTGTATTTTGCAAGTCTACTGCTCCTATTTTATGCTTGTTCGCCTCGCTTTTCCAATGTAGCCTTGCCGATTGAAGATGTAAAGGAATTTTACTATACCGGCGAAAGTGTTTTGGAGGATAAATGGTGGACGGTCTTTCAGGATGAAAGTTTGAATACTTTGATTGATAGTGCAATGCAATCCAATTTTGATTTGGCGGCGACATGGCAACAATTTTTGGCGGCTAAGGCCACCGTATCTAGAGCAGCATCGAATAAATGGCCTCAAATAGAAGCCTCGGCGCAGACCGCGGAGAATTTTCCTATCAATGACTTTAGGGGTGGTGAAAATACACAGTTGGGGCTATCGGCCTCTTATGAGGTAGATCTTTGGGGCCGTATACGAACCGCCGTACAAGCTGAAAAGTTCAGGGCAGAGGCAAATCTCTTTGATTACCGCACTGCGGCCATATCGCTTTCCGCGGAGATTGCCACCACATGGTACCAGCTACAGGCCGCAAAAGAGCAATTGAAAATTACACAAGAACAAATCGCTACCAATGAAAATATCATCAAACTGATTCGTTCTCGTTTTGTGGGCGGCCAAATACGTGCGGTAGATATTCTAAGACAAGCACAACTATTGGAAAGCACCCGCGAACAGCAGATTATTTTTAGCACCAATGTACGTTTGTTGGAAAATCAATTGGCTATTCTTTTAGGTCGGCAGCCTCAGGAAGACTTGGCTTTGGATGCGGTTGCTTTACCTGATTTACCGGACCTGCCTCAGGCTGGACTGCCTTTGGAATTGGTGCGTCGTAGACCCGATTTGCAACAATCGTACGCGCTCCTGCTTGCTGCAGATAGAGATATGGCTTCGGCCGTGCGAAACAGGTATCCGAGAATTTCGATTAATGCCAGGGGACAACTGAGGGCCAATAACTTTGCCGATCTTTTTGAAAATTGGGCCTATTCCATTGCGGGAAATTTGTTGGCGCCCATTTTTTACGGCGGGCAATTGAAAGCAGAGGCCACTCAGGCCCAGGCAATCAAACAACAACGACTTTACGAATACGGACAAACTACCCTAGAGGCCTTTCGGGAGGTCGAAGACGGACTTGTGCAAGACGTGATGCAGAAACAACGGTCTGTCAACATAGGGCGACAATTGGAACTTGCGGAAAAAAGCAACAAACAATTGCGCACCGAATTCCTGAATGGCTTTAGTCCCTATTTGGATGTACTGATTGGCTTAGATCAAGAACAGCAATTGCGCAGGGATTACGTGGCCGCGCAACTGCGTCAAGTTCAAGTTCGCATTGGCTTGTACAGGGCATTGGCGGGAAGCTTTGAGACTGGGCGAACCATAGAAAATTAA
- a CDS encoding alginate lyase family protein produces the protein MMNHSLKSISFKSFSVIVLFIGIWTVAYATNFSSGKVAGFQSVHLSKTKNLTVLHIKALLHVKKALKEGNEYYKPALSTLLRAADKALNSGPYSVTNKSRTPISGDKKDYLSIGYYWWPDPQKPDGLPWVRKDGQKNPSVDGDGYDLKRKNKMFNNTYRLALAHFFTGNREYADKAIELLKVWFLNPETSMNPNLNYAQGIPGKNHGRGIGIIEFIGILDIITAIELLEQNDTLDTRTSQGLRHWTAAYLNWLQKSENGVFEKNTKNNHSTWYDAQEVGLLLFLNRADEAKAVLEKAKEIRIPTQITADGRQPLELARKRPLHYSIYNLMAFTHLANFGKKLEVDLWNYTPTNGGGIKRAFDFLYPFATREKEWELAEISSLDKEIAILQELFLMAGSTFNVQAYCEIDKIKDVQDGLILLVYPCPL, from the coding sequence ATGATGAATCATTCTTTAAAATCGATATCCTTCAAGAGCTTTTCTGTCATAGTACTTTTTATCGGAATCTGGACAGTCGCTTATGCCACCAATTTTTCAAGTGGTAAGGTGGCCGGGTTTCAGAGCGTGCATCTTTCCAAAACCAAAAACCTGACCGTTCTTCACATAAAGGCACTCCTTCATGTAAAAAAAGCCTTAAAAGAGGGGAATGAATATTACAAACCGGCCTTGAGCACATTGCTTAGAGCTGCGGATAAGGCCCTGAACAGCGGCCCTTATAGCGTTACAAATAAATCAAGAACGCCGATAAGCGGTGACAAAAAAGACTATTTGAGCATCGGGTATTATTGGTGGCCAGATCCACAAAAACCCGATGGTTTGCCTTGGGTACGCAAAGACGGCCAAAAGAACCCCTCCGTGGATGGCGACGGGTACGATTTGAAACGGAAAAATAAAATGTTCAACAATACCTATCGGTTGGCACTGGCCCATTTCTTCACAGGCAATCGCGAATATGCCGACAAGGCCATAGAACTTTTAAAGGTATGGTTCCTAAACCCGGAAACCAGTATGAACCCCAACTTGAACTATGCACAAGGCATTCCCGGAAAAAACCATGGTAGGGGCATTGGAATAATCGAATTCATAGGCATTTTGGATATTATTACCGCCATAGAACTTTTAGAACAAAATGACACTTTAGATACTAGAACAAGCCAAGGACTACGCCATTGGACGGCCGCATACCTCAACTGGTTGCAAAAGAGCGAAAACGGGGTTTTCGAAAAAAATACTAAGAACAATCACAGCACTTGGTACGACGCCCAAGAAGTAGGCCTACTTCTTTTTTTAAATCGGGCGGATGAGGCCAAGGCCGTTCTTGAAAAGGCAAAAGAAATCAGGATTCCCACCCAGATTACCGCAGACGGCCGGCAGCCGCTGGAACTTGCGAGAAAAAGACCGCTACACTATAGTATTTATAACCTCATGGCCTTTACGCACTTGGCGAATTTCGGAAAAAAGTTGGAGGTAGACCTATGGAATTATACGCCAACGAATGGCGGAGGTATCAAAAGGGCATTTGACTTCCTATACCCCTTTGCCACCCGCGAAAAGGAATGGGAGTTGGCAGAAATTTCAAGCTTGGATAAGGAAATTGCAATCCTACAGGAGCTATTCTTAATGGCTGGCAGCACTTTTAACGTTCAAGCGTATTGCGAAATCGATAAAATTAAAGACGTCCAAGATGGTTTGATTCTACTCGTATATCCTTGCCCATTGTAA
- a CDS encoding sulfatase produces MNLFKVATILLVLFSSCKEAEPDKEKDRRPLNILFIAVDDLRTELNCYGAKHIKSPNIDRLANNGICFTKAHVQQAICMASRASLLTGIRPERHGIYTGESVTDILPEVLTMNKFFAQNGYEIASLGKIYHHGEDTKKQFGDDYIAPNPTWRGLGYVTEKAIAQMKLTEKEGRGPAYEAADVHDTLYQDGLNTLNAMRKLEELQKIDKPFFMSIGLVKPHLPFVAPQKYWDMYPEESVILSKFQERPKHTSKYTVRPGGELTNYYGMPTAFEDIADSTAITLRRGYYASVSYADAQVGKLMDKLDELDLREHTVVVLWGDHGYKLGDYGSWCKWSNMNIDTNVPFIFSVPHGKKGVTYDQSVEVLDLYPTLAELCKLTPPSHLEGKSLVPILDDPESEPGQKSYAFSIWPDNRWNYDKTVMGYSVSDDRYNYVEWVQLKTGEVLERELYDHEKDPMETSNVISEVQYKEVINELAEKVKLKKEATDHDHGFKNLR; encoded by the coding sequence ATGAATTTATTCAAAGTAGCTACGATACTCCTTGTTCTTTTTTCCTCTTGCAAGGAAGCTGAGCCCGATAAGGAAAAAGACCGGAGGCCTTTGAACATTCTTTTCATCGCAGTCGACGATTTGAGAACGGAGTTGAATTGTTATGGTGCCAAACATATCAAATCACCCAACATCGACCGTTTGGCCAACAACGGGATATGTTTTACCAAAGCGCATGTACAGCAGGCGATCTGTATGGCGTCCCGTGCTTCGCTCTTAACGGGAATCAGGCCCGAAAGACACGGTATCTACACAGGAGAGTCCGTCACTGATATCTTACCGGAGGTGTTGACCATGAACAAATTTTTCGCCCAAAACGGTTATGAGATTGCCTCCTTGGGCAAAATCTACCACCACGGGGAAGATACCAAAAAGCAATTCGGGGATGATTATATAGCCCCGAATCCCACTTGGAGAGGATTGGGCTATGTTACCGAGAAAGCAATCGCCCAAATGAAGTTGACGGAAAAAGAAGGCCGCGGTCCGGCCTACGAAGCTGCCGATGTGCACGATACGCTATACCAAGATGGACTCAATACTCTGAACGCCATGCGCAAATTAGAAGAGCTGCAAAAAATAGACAAGCCCTTTTTCATGTCCATTGGCCTGGTCAAACCACATCTTCCCTTTGTAGCGCCCCAGAAATATTGGGATATGTACCCAGAGGAGAGCGTTATATTATCGAAGTTCCAGGAACGACCGAAGCATACGAGCAAATATACGGTACGGCCCGGAGGTGAACTGACCAACTATTATGGTATGCCAACAGCGTTCGAGGATATCGCCGACTCAACCGCCATCACCCTGAGAAGAGGGTACTACGCCAGTGTTTCCTATGCCGATGCCCAAGTAGGAAAGCTAATGGACAAACTCGATGAACTTGATTTAAGGGAGCATACCGTTGTCGTGTTATGGGGCGATCATGGTTACAAGCTGGGGGATTATGGGAGCTGGTGTAAATGGTCGAATATGAATATCGATACCAACGTCCCGTTCATTTTTAGTGTTCCCCATGGTAAAAAAGGGGTCACGTACGACCAGTCGGTAGAAGTCTTAGACCTATATCCCACTTTGGCCGAGCTTTGCAAGCTAACGCCCCCATCCCATTTAGAAGGCAAAAGTTTAGTACCCATCCTCGACGACCCCGAATCGGAGCCGGGACAAAAGTCCTATGCATTCAGTATTTGGCCCGATAATCGGTGGAATTATGATAAAACCGTTATGGGGTATTCCGTTTCGGACGATCGATACAACTATGTTGAATGGGTACAATTAAAAACGGGAGAGGTACTAGAACGCGAATTGTACGACCATGAGAAAGATCCTATGGAAACCAGTAATGTCATTTCCGAAGTCCAGTACAAAGAGGTCATTAACGAACTCGCTGAAAAAGTGAAGTTAAAAAAGGAGGCTACAGACCATGATCATGGTTTTAAAAACCTTAGGTAA